One region of Raphanus sativus cultivar WK10039 unplaced genomic scaffold, ASM80110v3 Scaffold3210, whole genome shotgun sequence genomic DNA includes:
- the LOC130506416 gene encoding protein SRC2 homolog, giving the protein MECIPLDLTIISAEDLKDIQLIGKQDLYAVVSLNRDASTKQKTKVDKDCGTKPKWKHQMKLTVGDSAAREGHLALVIEIIADRPIAGDKPVGEVSVPLKELLDQKNKDGDDKEEEKTVTYAVKLPNGKTKGSLKFSFKFGEKYTFGSSSGAPHAPGPSTVDHKTMDQPVAAYPPLPGHDDKHGGVYGYPQAGGYPPPGGPGGYPPAGPGGYPPPGAYPQQGGYPPQQGGYPGYPPQGPGYGYPGYPPQGPYGYPQQQGYGQPQNPKKNGGVGMGLGLGLGAGLLGGLLVGEAIDDVADMGDMGDF; this is encoded by the coding sequence ATGGAGTGTATACCGTTGGATCTGACGATCATATCCGCAGAGGATCTCAAAGACATCCAGTTGATCGGCAAGCAAGACCTATACGCCGTCGTTTCACTCAACCGCGACGCAAGCACCAAGCAAAAGACAAAGGTGGACAAAGACTGCGGGACAAAACCTAAATGGAAGCATCAGATGAAACTCACCGTGGGCGACTCCGCGGCGCGTGAAGGTCATCTCGCCCTTGTCATCGAGATCATCGCCGATCGTCCCATCGCCGGCGATAAACCAGTCGGAGAGGTCAGCGTTCCGTTGAAGGAGCTTTTGGATCAGAAGAACAAGGACGGTGATGACAAGGAGGAGGAGAAAACGGTGACGTATGCTGTGAAGCTGCCCAACGGCAAGACCAAAGGATCTCTCAAGTTCTCTTTCAAGTTCGGTGAGAAGTACACTTTCGGATCTTCGAGTGGTGCTCCTCACGCGCCTGGTCCATCTACTGTTGATCACAAGACTATGGATCAGCCCGTCGCGGCATACCCGCCTCTTCCAGGACATGATGATAAACACGGCGGTGTTTACGGTTACCCTCAAGCCGGTGGATATCCGCCACCTGGTGGACCTGGTGGTTATCCTCCTGCTGGGCCTGGTGGGTATCCGCCACCCGGTGCTTACCCGCAACAAGGTGGATATCCGCCTCAGCAAGGAGGCTACCCGGGATATCCGCCACAGGGTCCAGGTTATGGatatccgggatatccgccacAGGGTCCGTACGGTTACCCGCAGCAGCAAGGTTATGGTCAACCGCAGAATCCCAAGAAGAACGGAGGAGTTGGGATGGGTCTAGGGCTTGGACTTGGAGCTGGGTTATTGGGTGGGTTGCTTGTTGGCGAGGCAATCGATGACGTGGCAGATATGGGTGATATGGGTGACTTTTGA